TGCCTTGCAGAGCTTTTTGGGGCGTAGTTCTTCCGCCAGATCAGGTTGGCGATGAAGTTCTTTCGTCCGAAAACTTCATCCGCAATCACCTTAAGGTAATGGGCTTCATTGTCATCCAGGGTGATCCAAAGGGATCCATCCTCTGAGAGCAGTTCACGAAGCAGCTCGAGCCGCGGATACATCATCGACAGCCACTGAGAGTGCTCGATGTTATCGTCGTATTGTTCGAAGGCGCTCTTGGTGTTGTAGGGCGGATCGATAAAGATGCACCTCACCTGCCCTGCGTAGTAAGGCAGCAGGGCCTTCAAAGCATCCAAATTGTCGCCTTCGATCAGCATGTTCGGAGAGTCGACCTCCCCATAGGACAAGCTGGCCACCGGCTCCAAGAGCCGGTAGGGCGTCAGGGCGGAGCGGGTCAGGTCCTCATCACGGTCGGACCAGTTGAGCAGTGGCATCGAATACATCCCCTCGAACAGGCTCCAAGTATCGTTCACCGGGTGCGTTTCGGCCAATACTGGGGAATCAAGCCACTTGCAAGCCATTGATAAAAATGACGTTTTGGAGATAAGCGAAAGAACAGGTAGAGGCTCTACCGTTGCCGCGCTCCCTTGCGCCACTCCCATGGCGTCGTGAACTCGCCGGCCCAAACGCCGGCACGCCCGGCTTGCGCCACTTCCTCTGCAGCCACGTAGTCCGTCGAATACTGGCGGTAGGCCAGTGCCCAGCCATTTAGCACCAACCAAGCCTGGACGTCTTCCGTGCCGGCAAAACAACGCGCCAACGTGCGCTGATAGCGGTCCGTGCCAGTGGGGTTACACGAAACAGTGCGGGAACCCAGCCAATCGCTCAACGCGAAGGCAGCCTTTTGGCCACATGGCCACTCCTCGCCTGCCGGACCACACTTCTGCTTGGATTCCGGGGCATCCACTCCGGCCAATCGTATACGCACACCGTGGATCTCGATTGTGTCTCCATCGATGACAGAGCTTCGCCCTACAATCAGACTGGGCGCTTGGCCGCCGGGCTTAGGCGAACGAACTTCTTCATGCACTTGAGCAATCTGGTCATTGCCCTTCCACCAGACTGACGCCTTCTTCAAGCCGGTGAGGGCAGCAGCCAGAAGAACCGCAGTGCCGATAACCTGAATGAATCGCTTTCCATTGGAGTGGATCGTGACCTTCTGGCTCATCATTCAACGGGAAAATAAAACAAAGAAGATGATTGCGATGACCACCATGCCAACCAACATCAGCTTGTTGCTTCCCTTGGTGACCGTAACCTTTGTCTCTCCGCTGGCGGTTCTGTGGGTGCTCGTGAGGGTGAAGTCCTCCTTCCCCTTCCCCAACTCCCGTGCCGTGTCAATGTCCCTTGCAATGCCCACGTTT
This genomic window from Stenotrophomonas maltophilia contains:
- a CDS encoding thermonuclease family protein; the encoded protein is MSQKVTIHSNGKRFIQVIGTAVLLAAALTGLKKASVWWKGNDQIAQVHEEVRSPKPGGQAPSLIVGRSSVIDGDTIEIHGVRIRLAGVDAPESKQKCGPAGEEWPCGQKAAFALSDWLGSRTVSCNPTGTDRYQRTLARCFAGTEDVQAWLVLNGWALAYRQYSTDYVAAEEVAQAGRAGVWAGEFTTPWEWRKGARQR